The Solanum lycopersicum chromosome 9, SLM_r2.1 genome window below encodes:
- the LOC101256705 gene encoding uncharacterized protein isoform X2 — protein sequence MDVYSWFRRSLSRTTKTTTTTVTAQPDDELLYGVSDQLVDFIKSFSIDTFRNFSLPNEDDGDTPENVRRDLSDWQQRHALLVLSKLKELSQLRFKLCPRFLKDHQFWTIYFALVKDFVAKYELRAIQLDKLKQMRLESENSPDVAACEVEMSEAKRTTDVSPTISEDHN from the exons ATGGATGTGTATTCATGGTTCCGACGAAGCCTTTCTAGAACTACAAAGACCACTACCACAACTGTCACTGCTCAACCGGACGACGAACTACTCTACGGCGTCAGTGATCAATTAGTCGATTTTATCAAATCCTTCTCCATTGACACCTTTCGAAACTTCTCTCTCCCAAATGAGGACGATGGAGATACTCCCGAGAATGTACGGAGAGATCTATCTGATTGGCAACAACGTCATGCTTTGCTTGTTCTCTCCAAACTCAAG GAACTCTCACAATTGAGGTTCAAATTATGTCCGCGTTTTTTAAAGGATCACCAATTTTGGACAATATATTTTGCTCTCGTTAAGGATTTTGTTGCCAA ATATGAGCTACGTGCTATACAATTAGATAAGCTCAAACAGATGAGATTGGAAAGTGAAAATTCACCAGATGTTGCTGCATGCGAAGTTGAGATGTCTGAAGCAAAGAGAACAACGGATGTATCACCTACAATTTCTGAGGATCACAATTAG
- the LOC101256705 gene encoding uncharacterized protein isoform X1 — protein sequence MDVYSWFRRSLSRTTKTTTTTVTAQPDDELLYGVSDQLVDFIKSFSIDTFRNFSLPNEDDGDTPENVRRDLSDWQQRHALLVLSKLKMKKYYFCGFSHIGLRACISYISWHLVVVACLHSYPLSSQISCSLHCNIQELSQLRFKLCPRFLKDHQFWTIYFALVKDFVAKYELRAIQLDKLKQMRLESENSPDVAACEVEMSEAKRTTDVSPTISEDHN from the exons ATGGATGTGTATTCATGGTTCCGACGAAGCCTTTCTAGAACTACAAAGACCACTACCACAACTGTCACTGCTCAACCGGACGACGAACTACTCTACGGCGTCAGTGATCAATTAGTCGATTTTATCAAATCCTTCTCCATTGACACCTTTCGAAACTTCTCTCTCCCAAATGAGGACGATGGAGATACTCCCGAGAATGTACGGAGAGATCTATCTGATTGGCAACAACGTCATGCTTTGCTTGTTCTCTCCAAACTCAAG atgaaaaaatattatttttgtggaTTTAGTCATATTGGGTTACGCGCCTGCATCAGCTATATCAGTTGGCATTTAGTTGTGGTTGCTTGTCTTCACTCCTATCCATTATCTTCTCAAATCAGTTGTTCACTTCATTGCAACATTCAGGAACTCTCACAATTGAGGTTCAAATTATGTCCGCGTTTTTTAAAGGATCACCAATTTTGGACAATATATTTTGCTCTCGTTAAGGATTTTGTTGCCAA ATATGAGCTACGTGCTATACAATTAGATAAGCTCAAACAGATGAGATTGGAAAGTGAAAATTCACCAGATGTTGCTGCATGCGAAGTTGAGATGTCTGAAGCAAAGAGAACAACGGATGTATCACCTACAATTTCTGAGGATCACAATTAG